Proteins encoded together in one Macadamia integrifolia cultivar HAES 741 chromosome 8, SCU_Mint_v3, whole genome shotgun sequence window:
- the LOC122085787 gene encoding uncharacterized protein LOC122085787 gives MYVGGRSPLHLQEDFCGTAFLCTEWLRSDPRRTAVGVDFDLEALAWCLENNVNKIGADGCSRMSLFHGNVLQPLNARLVKNKPQDLITNITLDDCEECPETVAPESTMQEHPSSSTDDVTKMNCSLSARDIVCAFNYSCCCLHRRADLILYFRNVLDTLSRGGGIFVMDIYGGTSSERKLRLQRRFPNFTYVWEQAEFDIINRTTRISLHFHLKNQKKKIRHAFSYNWRLWSLPEIKDCLEEAGFQSVHFWIRRMPDAREMRTSEGLSAGRDIKYEEVLTFQQEDAWNAYIIGVAK, from the exons ATGTACGTCGGTGGGAGATCTCCCCTCCATCTCCAAGAGGATTTCTGCGGCACCGCTTTTCTATG TACAGAGTGGCTTCGCAGTGATCCAAGACGAACTGCTGTAGGAGTGGATTTTGACCTTGAGGCCCTTGCCTGGTGCCTGGAAAACAACGTAAATAAAATTGGGGCTGACGGGTGTTCTAGAATGTCCCTGTTTCATGGGAATGTTCTACAGCCTCTCAATGCCAGATTAGTCAAGAACAAGCCCCAAGATTTAATTACAAACATTACACTGGATGACTGTGAAGAGTGTCCTGAGACAGTTGCCCCAGAATCGACCATGCAAGAGCACCCTAGTAGTTCTACGGATGATGTCACAAAGATGAACTGTTCACTGTCTGCAAGGGACATCGTTTGTGCATTTAATTACAGCTGTTGTTGCCTCCATAGGCGTGCAGACCTGATCTTGTATTTCAGGAATGTTCTTGATACATTGTCTCGGGGAGGTGGTATATTCGTAATGGACATTTATGGAGGTACATCATCAGAACGCAAACTTAGGCTTCAGAGGAGATTCCCAAACTTTACT TATGTGTGGGAGCAAGCTGAGTTCGATATTATAAATCGCACAACAAGAATTAGTCTTCATTTTCatctcaaaaatcaaaagaagaagattcgACATGCATTCTCTTACAACTGGAGACT GTGGTCATTGCCTGAAATCAAGGACTGCTTGGAAGAGGCTGGATTTCAGTCGGTCCATTTTTGGATTCGACGGATGCCAGATGCAAGGGAAATGAGAACTTCAGAGGGACTTTCTGCGGGACGAGACATTAAGTATGAGGAGGTGTTAACTTTCCAACAAGAAGATGCTTGGAATGCATATATTATTGGCGTTGCAAAATGA